Genomic segment of Gloeocapsa sp. PCC 7428:
TCGTTCACCTTGGGAAGTTGTCGATTCCCTCTATCGTCGTGGTGATGAAATATTTGTCAAACATCCAGAATTAGCAGTCAAACTTTGGATACATTACAACCAGAAACTATTAAATTTTATTGACAAATTTCCAGATCAGTGCTTACTGGTTAGCGTTTACAGCATAGTTAATCACACAGCAAAGTTTATTGAGCTTATCAATGCTAAATTTGACTTAAATTTAAAAACACCTGCATCCAATATTTATGAGCGATCGCTACTTTACACGCAAACAACTGATATTTATCGACCTACATTAATTGCTTATCATTTTCCACAAGCAATTAACATATATTTAAAATTGAATAGCAAAGAAAGCTTGCCAGGTCACTCGCCTGATGAATCATTACTTGAACAGATAAAAACAGCGCCTGATCAAACTTGGGCTTTTCAAGATTGGATACACATTCGGCACTTAGAAAAAAAAGTCAAAA
This window contains:
- a CDS encoding sulfotransferase family protein, whose amino-acid sequence is MQTKSNSVLILTGMHRSGTSFTTSLLQNAGLDIGQRLIAAGNGNVKGFFENVDFVRFHEAVLRSQNLDEIGWTLEDNIPVKEPYLQQAQEIVCRNSQATIWGWKDPRTALFLDFWAELLPEAKFLFIYRSPWEVVDSLYRRGDEIFVKHPELAVKLWIHYNQKLLNFIDKFPDQCLLVSVYSIVNHTAKFIELINAKFDLNLKTPASNIYERSLLYTQTTDIYRPTLIAYHFPQAINIYLKLNSKESLPGHSPDESLLEQIKTAPDQTWAFQDWIHIRHLEKKVKSLRSELKKRVKVI